In one Achromobacter spanius genomic region, the following are encoded:
- a CDS encoding branched-chain amino acid ABC transporter permease yields MKVVVLSLVAALATLLLGYTYSWTITPIVIGLTYAIAALGVSVMARAGQISFGHAMYSCISAYTVAFLARAMPGADALVLILAGIVASFLAAIVIGLFVVRYRGIFFGMLNLALSMVLFALLGKLYTLTGGSDGMRIVRPAIAGVLMERDAFERALLVLTLVVSLVLAWWVQRYFRSGSGQALAAIKTNETRIEYLGFSAYFIMWKGYLLSAVVVGFSGAILALMQGLVTPEIGSWLRSGEFVFITILGGAGHAAGAFLGAVGFETVKLVSAAYFPGLWQFLLGLTLILVIFMFPTGFVGQIMQRVATKKRDQARARAGANAALQARVSAATQSPARN; encoded by the coding sequence ATGAAAGTCGTCGTACTCAGCCTCGTGGCCGCGCTGGCCACGCTATTGCTTGGCTATACCTATTCGTGGACCATCACGCCGATCGTCATCGGCCTGACCTACGCCATTGCCGCTTTAGGCGTGTCGGTGATGGCCCGCGCCGGCCAGATCTCGTTCGGCCACGCCATGTATTCCTGCATCTCGGCCTACACGGTGGCCTTTCTGGCGCGCGCCATGCCGGGCGCCGATGCGCTGGTGCTGATACTGGCCGGTATCGTGGCCAGCTTCCTGGCCGCCATTGTGATCGGCCTCTTCGTGGTGCGGTATCGCGGCATCTTCTTCGGCATGCTGAACCTGGCGCTAAGCATGGTGTTGTTTGCGCTGCTGGGCAAGCTCTACACCCTGACAGGCGGCTCGGACGGCATGCGCATCGTGCGGCCCGCCATCGCTGGCGTGCTGATGGAGCGCGATGCATTCGAACGCGCCTTGCTGGTGCTGACGCTGGTCGTATCGCTGGTGCTGGCCTGGTGGGTGCAGCGTTATTTTCGGTCGGGCAGCGGCCAGGCGCTGGCGGCCATCAAGACGAACGAAACGCGCATTGAGTACCTGGGGTTTTCCGCTTACTTCATCATGTGGAAGGGCTATCTGCTGTCGGCCGTGGTGGTGGGGTTTTCAGGTGCGATCCTGGCGTTGATGCAGGGCCTGGTTACGCCGGAAATCGGCTCGTGGCTGCGGTCGGGCGAATTCGTGTTCATCACGATTCTGGGTGGGGCCGGGCATGCCGCCGGCGCGTTCCTGGGGGCGGTGGGTTTTGAAACCGTGAAGCTGGTGTCGGCCGCGTACTTCCCTGGTCTGTGGCAGTTCTTGCTGGGCCTGACGCTGATCCTGGTGATCTTCATGTTCCCCACCGGCTTTGTCGGCCAGATCATGCAGCGCGTCGCCACGAAAAAACGCGACCAAGCTCGGGCCCGAGCCGGCGCCAACGCCGCCTTGCAGGCGCGTGTTTCCGCCGCTACGCAATCGCCGGCCAGGAACTGA
- a CDS encoding ABC transporter ATP-binding protein: MLNLSDINVDLAGNRILRDVSASFDASKTIGIVGRNGAGKTTLLRTIMGLTKIKSGKIMFDGADLSAMPGHKRAALKVGYAPEDRVIFPTMTVQENLNLPCEVQGQSKTDIAARLQTVLKVVPQLEPMLGRSGSALSGGQGKMVALARAIMVGTRLLMLDEPFQGLAPKLARDYTEALERLKELQPELCVVITESNVKLLGGIPDQIWTIERGSITLN; this comes from the coding sequence ATGCTGAACCTATCCGACATCAACGTAGACCTGGCCGGCAACCGCATCCTGCGCGACGTCAGCGCCAGCTTCGACGCGTCCAAGACCATCGGCATCGTCGGCCGCAACGGCGCGGGCAAGACCACGCTGCTGCGCACCATCATGGGCCTGACCAAGATCAAGTCGGGCAAGATCATGTTTGACGGCGCCGACCTCAGCGCCATGCCCGGCCACAAGCGCGCCGCGTTGAAAGTGGGTTACGCGCCCGAAGACCGCGTGATCTTCCCCACCATGACCGTGCAAGAAAACCTGAACCTGCCTTGCGAGGTGCAAGGCCAGTCCAAGACGGACATCGCGGCCCGACTCCAGACGGTCTTGAAGGTGGTGCCGCAACTGGAACCCATGCTGGGCCGCTCGGGCTCGGCCTTGTCGGGCGGCCAGGGAAAGATGGTGGCGCTGGCGCGCGCCATCATGGTCGGCACCCGCTTGCTGATGCTGGACGAGCCCTTCCAGGGCCTGGCCCCCAAGCTCGCGCGCGACTACACCGAAGCGCTGGAACGCCTGAAGGAATTGCAGCCGGAGTTGTGCGTGGTCATCACCGAATCCAACGTGAAGCTGCTGGGCGGCATCCCTGACCAGATATGGACGATCGAGCGCGGCTCGATCACCTTGAATTGA
- a CDS encoding zinc-dependent alcohol dehydrogenase family protein, protein MKIKAALLRNVGVPGPYAQTQPLAITEVELDPPGTGEVLVRIKAAGLCHSDLSVINGDRPRGVPIVLGHESSGEVVETGPGVTDLKPGDHVAMVFVPSCGCCNPCMEGRPALCEPGAAANTQGTLLGGDRRLHIGDEYLNHHTGVSCFAEYAVVSRRSCVKVNVELSHREAALFGCAVLTGAGAVLNRARIKAGDTAAIVGLGGVGLSALLAAVAAGARRVVAVDLSDEKLALAKELGATHVVNPKQVKTDDDLFDLAGGRVDYGFDMAGAVPAFETAYKLTRRGGATVTSGLPNPKFSFPLSLSQMVGEERDIRGSYLGSGVPAIDIGRYIDLYKAGRLPVDRMMGKSFSLDQINEGFDHLATGGSLRDAIVF, encoded by the coding sequence ATGAAGATCAAAGCGGCGTTGTTGCGTAACGTAGGGGTGCCTGGCCCCTACGCTCAGACCCAGCCATTGGCCATTACCGAGGTCGAACTGGACCCGCCCGGCACGGGCGAAGTGCTGGTACGCATCAAGGCGGCCGGCCTGTGCCATTCCGATTTGTCGGTCATCAACGGCGACCGCCCGCGCGGCGTGCCGATCGTGTTGGGGCATGAGTCATCGGGCGAAGTGGTCGAGACCGGCCCTGGCGTTACCGATCTGAAACCCGGCGATCACGTGGCCATGGTGTTCGTGCCCAGCTGCGGCTGCTGCAACCCCTGCATGGAAGGCCGCCCCGCGCTGTGCGAACCCGGCGCCGCCGCCAATACGCAAGGCACCTTGCTGGGTGGCGACCGCCGCCTGCACATCGGCGACGAATACCTGAACCACCACACCGGCGTGTCCTGCTTTGCCGAATACGCCGTGGTGTCGCGTCGTTCCTGCGTGAAGGTCAACGTTGAACTCAGCCACCGCGAGGCCGCGCTGTTCGGCTGTGCCGTGCTGACCGGCGCGGGCGCGGTGCTGAACCGGGCGCGCATCAAGGCCGGCGACACCGCCGCCATCGTCGGGCTGGGCGGCGTCGGCTTGTCGGCCTTGCTGGCGGCGGTTGCGGCAGGCGCGCGGCGCGTCGTCGCCGTCGATCTCAGCGACGAAAAACTCGCCCTGGCCAAAGAGCTGGGCGCCACCCACGTGGTCAACCCCAAGCAGGTAAAGACCGACGACGACCTGTTCGACCTGGCAGGCGGCCGCGTGGACTACGGCTTTGACATGGCGGGCGCCGTGCCCGCGTTCGAGACCGCCTACAAGCTGACCCGGCGCGGCGGCGCCACCGTGACGTCGGGTCTGCCCAACCCCAAGTTCAGCTTCCCGTTGTCGCTCTCGCAGATGGTGGGCGAAGAGCGCGACATACGCGGCAGCTACCTGGGGTCGGGCGTGCCCGCCATCGACATCGGCCGCTACATCGATCTGTACAAAGCCGGCCGCTTGCCGGTGGACAGGATGATGGGCAAATCATTTTCGCTGGACCAGATCAACGAGGGGTTCGATCACCTCGCCACCGGCGGCAGCCTGCGCGACGCCATCGTTTTCTAA
- a CDS encoding aldehyde dehydrogenase family protein — translation MTQMIINGRQVDARDGRTIDVVSPVDGEVFTTIPRGQQADVDAAVQAARAALDGDWGHMTALERGRLLLRLGESVLAHHEELAQLESRDTGKPMSTARGDITVLARYFEFYGGAADKVHGQTIPFQKDYSVQLIREPLGVTAHIIPWNYPAQMFGRSVAPALAMGNASVVKPAEDACLSIIRVAELALEVGFPAGALNIVTGLGEEAGASLSRHADINFITFTGSNEVGVLIQQAAAVNAVKCVLELGGKSAHIVFDDANTKAAIPAIVKGIVHNTGQTCTAGSRLLVQRGVYAEFMKALADEFSKVRAGTPDMDLTCGPVVNKAQFDRVNRYIAKGLADGLTVAAEGGIADGVPKGGYFVKPTLFSAPSHDSSLLTEEIFGPVLVALPFDTEADAIRLANATDYGLLGAVWTENGGRQQRVARAIKCGQVYINGFGAGGGVELPFGGVKKSGHGREKGFIALEEMSTTKTLIQFYGE, via the coding sequence ATGACGCAGATGATTATCAACGGCCGCCAGGTTGACGCCCGGGACGGGCGCACCATCGACGTGGTGTCGCCCGTGGACGGCGAGGTGTTCACCACCATTCCGCGCGGCCAGCAGGCCGACGTCGATGCCGCCGTGCAGGCCGCGCGCGCCGCGCTGGATGGCGATTGGGGCCACATGACGGCGTTGGAGCGGGGCCGCCTGCTGCTGCGTCTGGGTGAATCCGTCTTGGCGCACCACGAAGAACTGGCCCAGCTGGAATCGCGTGATACCGGCAAGCCCATGTCCACCGCGCGCGGCGACATCACCGTGTTGGCGCGCTACTTCGAGTTCTACGGCGGCGCGGCCGACAAGGTCCATGGCCAGACCATTCCTTTTCAGAAGGACTATTCGGTTCAGCTAATTCGCGAACCGCTGGGCGTCACCGCCCACATCATTCCATGGAACTACCCGGCGCAGATGTTCGGCCGCAGCGTGGCGCCGGCCCTGGCCATGGGCAACGCCAGCGTGGTCAAGCCGGCCGAAGACGCCTGCCTGTCCATCATCCGCGTGGCCGAACTGGCCCTGGAAGTGGGCTTTCCGGCGGGCGCGCTGAACATCGTGACGGGCCTGGGTGAAGAGGCGGGCGCCAGCCTGTCGCGCCACGCCGACATCAACTTCATCACCTTCACCGGGTCGAACGAAGTGGGCGTGCTGATCCAGCAGGCTGCCGCCGTCAACGCGGTCAAGTGCGTGCTGGAGCTAGGCGGCAAGTCGGCGCACATCGTGTTCGATGACGCCAATACCAAGGCGGCCATCCCCGCCATCGTGAAGGGCATCGTCCACAACACCGGCCAGACCTGCACGGCGGGCAGCCGCCTGTTGGTGCAACGCGGCGTCTACGCCGAGTTCATGAAGGCGCTGGCCGATGAATTTTCCAAGGTGCGCGCCGGCACGCCCGACATGGACCTGACCTGCGGCCCCGTCGTCAACAAGGCGCAATTCGACCGCGTGAACCGCTACATCGCCAAGGGCCTGGCCGACGGCCTGACTGTGGCGGCCGAAGGCGGCATTGCCGATGGCGTGCCCAAGGGCGGCTACTTCGTGAAGCCCACGTTGTTCTCCGCGCCCTCGCATGACAGCAGCCTGCTGACCGAAGAGATCTTCGGGCCGGTGCTGGTGGCGCTGCCCTTTGACACCGAAGCCGACGCCATCCGCTTGGCCAACGCCACCGACTACGGCCTGTTGGGCGCGGTCTGGACCGAGAACGGCGGACGCCAGCAGCGCGTGGCGCGCGCCATCAAATGCGGCCAGGTCTACATCAACGGCTTTGGCGCGGGTGGCGGCGTTGAACTGCCGTTTGGCGGCGTCAAGAAAAGCGGCCACGGGCGCGAGAAGGGCTTTATCGCCCTGGAAGAAATGAGCACCACGAAAACGTTGATCCAGTTCTACGGCGAATGA
- a CDS encoding ABC transporter ATP-binding protein encodes MKPLIQTTDLHLSFGGVIAADNINFELHEGERLAVIGQNGAGKTTFINICTGYLAPSKGKVYFDGRDVTAMAPRKIVRLGLGRSFQLPQLFTEHSVRQCVQIAAARRNKELSWFRSLESTIDDKEVDATLDLVGLLPEADEASIELPEGKRKLLDVAMALALRPKLLIMDEPTSGVASEDKFALMETVMHALDERRVTSWFVEHDVDIVSRYATRVAAWIAGKVAADGTPDEVLNNPQIKSEVLGA; translated from the coding sequence ATGAAACCTCTTATTCAAACCACCGACCTGCATCTGTCCTTCGGCGGCGTGATCGCGGCCGACAACATCAACTTTGAATTGCATGAAGGCGAACGCCTGGCCGTCATTGGCCAGAACGGCGCGGGCAAGACCACCTTCATCAACATCTGCACCGGCTACCTGGCGCCCTCCAAAGGCAAGGTGTACTTCGACGGGCGCGACGTCACGGCCATGGCCCCGCGCAAGATCGTGCGCCTGGGGCTGGGCCGTTCGTTCCAGCTGCCGCAGTTGTTCACCGAGCACAGCGTGCGCCAGTGCGTGCAGATTGCCGCTGCGCGCCGCAACAAGGAACTGAGCTGGTTCCGCTCTTTGGAAAGCACCATCGACGACAAGGAAGTGGACGCCACGCTGGACCTGGTGGGCCTCTTGCCCGAAGCCGACGAAGCGTCCATTGAACTGCCCGAAGGCAAGCGCAAGCTGCTGGATGTGGCCATGGCGCTGGCGCTGCGCCCCAAGCTGTTGATCATGGACGAGCCCACCAGCGGCGTGGCGTCCGAAGACAAATTCGCCTTGATGGAAACCGTGATGCATGCGCTGGACGAACGCCGCGTGACCAGCTGGTTCGTGGAGCACGACGTGGACATCGTGTCGCGTTACGCCACGCGCGTGGCCGCCTGGATCGCGGGCAAGGTGGCGGCCGATGGCACGCCGGACGAAGTCCTGAACAACCCGCAGATCAAAAGCGAAGTGCTGGGGGCCTGA
- a CDS encoding glucose 1-dehydrogenase, whose amino-acid sequence MSQLQGKVAIVTGGGSGFGEGIVKLYAKEGAKVVIADINKEAADRVAGEVGAAALAVKADVSSRADIDNVVRMCLEQFGSVDIVVNNAAITHKNQPMLDVDEAMFDRMFEINVKSIYHMAQAVVPVMRKQKRGVILNVGSTAGIRPRPGLSWYNASKGAVNVLSKSMAVELGPDGIRVNAICPVMGITGMFELFMGLPDTPENRAKFVSTIPLGRFCQPSDVAAAALFLASDAAEFITGVEFPVDGGRTV is encoded by the coding sequence ATGAGTCAGTTGCAGGGTAAGGTCGCCATCGTCACGGGCGGGGGCAGCGGTTTCGGTGAAGGCATCGTCAAGCTGTACGCCAAGGAAGGCGCCAAGGTCGTCATCGCCGACATCAACAAGGAAGCCGCCGACCGCGTGGCCGGCGAAGTGGGCGCGGCCGCGCTGGCCGTAAAGGCCGACGTGTCCAGCCGCGCCGACATCGATAACGTGGTGCGCATGTGCCTGGAGCAATTCGGGTCGGTCGACATCGTGGTCAACAACGCCGCCATCACCCACAAGAACCAGCCCATGCTGGACGTGGACGAGGCCATGTTCGACCGCATGTTCGAGATCAACGTGAAGTCCATCTATCACATGGCGCAGGCCGTGGTGCCCGTGATGCGCAAGCAAAAGCGCGGCGTGATTTTGAACGTGGGGTCCACCGCCGGCATCCGCCCGCGCCCCGGCCTCAGTTGGTACAACGCGTCCAAAGGCGCGGTCAACGTGCTGTCCAAGTCCATGGCCGTGGAACTTGGCCCCGACGGCATCCGGGTCAACGCGATTTGCCCTGTGATGGGCATCACCGGCATGTTCGAACTGTTCATGGGCTTGCCCGACACGCCCGAGAACCGCGCCAAGTTCGTGTCCACCATTCCGCTGGGCCGCTTCTGCCAGCCGTCGGACGTGGCGGCGGCGGCGTTGTTTCTGGCCAGCGACGCGGCGGAGTTCATCACCGGCGTGGAGTTCCCCGTGGACGGCGGACGCACGGTATGA
- a CDS encoding branched-chain amino acid ABC transporter permease — MTLDLLPLALVDGVAYASLLFLVSMGLTLVFGVMGILNVAHGAFYAFGGYAAASLVMFLAPKTDSPFLLFAALFVAAIAVGLALGSIMEFVLIRRAQNYDPILKLLITFGGFLMLEDIQRLLWGAQPYSASEVVNRLGNIEIGDITYTTYQLVVVPVTAVLAYVCLEFFLRHTKLGKQTVATTHNREVATSLGINAKKIGYVTFVIATILGALGGAMAAPTTSLVPGAGTDMTVLSFAVVATAGLGQITGALIAALLIGVMRSIAVYAAPELEVAVPYIIMVLVLIIRPHGLFTVAQARRI, encoded by the coding sequence TTGACCTTGGATCTACTGCCTCTCGCCTTGGTGGATGGCGTGGCGTACGCCAGTCTGCTGTTCCTGGTGTCGATGGGACTAACCCTGGTGTTCGGCGTGATGGGCATCTTGAATGTCGCCCATGGCGCCTTCTACGCCTTCGGTGGCTATGCCGCGGCCAGCCTCGTCATGTTCCTGGCGCCCAAGACCGATTCCCCCTTCCTGCTGTTCGCCGCCTTGTTCGTGGCCGCCATCGCGGTGGGCCTGGCCTTGGGCAGCATCATGGAATTCGTGCTGATCCGCCGTGCGCAAAATTACGACCCCATTCTGAAGCTGCTGATCACCTTTGGCGGCTTCCTGATGCTGGAAGACATTCAGCGCCTGCTGTGGGGCGCGCAGCCCTATAGCGCCAGCGAAGTCGTCAACCGCCTGGGCAATATCGAAATCGGTGACATCACCTACACCACTTACCAACTGGTGGTGGTGCCGGTGACCGCCGTGCTGGCCTACGTGTGCCTGGAATTCTTCCTGCGCCACACCAAGCTGGGCAAGCAGACGGTGGCCACCACGCACAACCGTGAAGTGGCCACGTCGCTGGGCATCAACGCCAAGAAGATCGGCTACGTCACCTTCGTGATCGCGACCATTCTGGGCGCGCTGGGCGGCGCGATGGCCGCGCCCACCACGTCGCTGGTGCCGGGCGCGGGCACCGACATGACCGTGCTGTCGTTCGCTGTCGTCGCCACGGCGGGCCTGGGGCAGATTACCGGCGCGCTGATTGCCGCATTGCTGATTGGCGTCATGCGCTCCATTGCCGTCTACGCCGCGCCTGAACTTGAAGTGGCGGTGCCGTACATCATCATGGTGCTGGTGCTGATCATCCGGCCGCATGGCTTGTTCACCGTCGCCCAAGCCCGGAGGATCTGA